From the Lathyrus oleraceus cultivar Zhongwan6 chromosome 4, CAAS_Psat_ZW6_1.0, whole genome shotgun sequence genome, one window contains:
- the LOC127073857 gene encoding protein EARLY FLOWERING 5 isoform X1, producing MKTTKGGKVMNPTDAYRKEIRKKELKRNKKERKKVREVGILKKDPDQLKKQIDNLEMMKADGALDKARKHKKRQLQDTLNLVMKKRKEYEEKMRDKGEAPVMFSHLGPPRRRTSAEEEERVNHPKPEDSVYYHPTLNPTGAPPPGKPPMFKSSIGPRIPLFDASSSTAASSSGIESEDGLLSVPPPPPPPPLPDASSADDAVLPASLPLPPPPPMPPKPAAGVPASLPLPPLPPPPPGPPPKEQAVNRPLPPPPPPLQQSQPPPPGTHEGEERNQSALPDNLSSKEPGQVQLPPPPPPPSRMPQNSGAIQSDGAVVSTDNKNSLSNQEIQKMVPGPPPPPPRQQPPVPGPTLIPTLQPDVLPPGISRFPPPPPPPDMRPPLPVAGLPGQAPPPGMMVPLIPRPPYGLPPGPPPMMRPPLPPGPPPNFHEEDHMASRPPPQKPSYVKSAASTVVKRPLAQHTPELTSMVPASVRVRRETAMTKTKPKPSVSTSTSRTVFAPPGPTIVKPDSVSSSSAPKAPSIDDSYSAFLEDMKALGALDG from the exons ATGAAGACGACGAAGGGTGGTAAGGTTATGAACCCTACCGATGCTTATCGGAAGGAGATTCGCAAGAAGGAATTGAAAAGG aataagaaagaaagaaagaaggTGAGGGAGGTGGGGATCTTGAAGAAGGATCCTGATCAGCTGAAGAAGCAGATTGATAACTTGGAAATGATGA AGGCTGATGGTGCCTTGGATAAAGCAAGAAAGCACAAGAAGAGGCAACTTCAAGATACACTTAATCTTGTCATGAAGAAGAGGAAG GAATATGAAGAAAAAATGCGGGACAAGGGTGAGGCTCCTGTTATGTTCAG TCATTTGGGTCCTCCTCGAAGGAGAACAAGCGCAGAAGAGGAAGAGAGAGTCAATCACCCAAAACCAGAG GACTCTGTTTATTACCATCCTACCTTAAATCCTACTGGGGCTCCACCGCCAGGGAAACCTCCTATGTTCAAATCGTCTATAG GACCTAGAATTCCCTTGTTTGATGCTTCGTCAAGCACTGCTGCATCGTCCTCAGGAATAGAGTCTGAGGATGGTCTATTATCCGTACCTCCACCTCCCCCACCACCACCACTGCCTGATGCTAGTTCAGCTGATGATGCTGTTTTACCGGCATCTTTGCCACTGCCTCCACCACCTCCTATGCCTCCAAAGCCTGCTGCTGGGGTGCCTGCATCATTACCTCTGCCTCCTTTGCCACCTCCACCTCCTGGTCCTCCGCCTAAAGAACAAGCTGTAAATCGGCCTTTACCCCCTCCTCCTCCACCTCTACAACAGTCTCAGCCGCCTCCACCTGGCACCCATGAAGGTGAAGAGAGAAATCAGTCTGCATTGCCAGATAATCTATCTTCCAAGGAGCCTGGTCAG GTGCAGCTTCCTCCGCCTCCTCCCCCACCAAGTCGTATGCCCCAAAATTCTGGTGCCATACAGTCTGATGGTGCTGTGGTTTCTACTGACAACAAGAATTCTTTGTCAAACCAGGAGATCCAGAAAATGGTTCCTGggcctcctcctcctcctccaAGGCAACAACCTCCTGTTCCAGGACCCACATTAATCCCAACTTTACAGCCTGATGTATTGCCTCCTGGAATATCCCGGTTCCCACCACCCCCACCCCCACCTGatatgaggcctcctctaccCGTGGCCGGACTTCCTGGTCAGGCACCTCCTCCTGGAATGATGGTCCCCCTAATCCCAAGGCCACCATATGGTCTTCCACCTGGGCCTCCTCCAATGATGAGACCGCCGCTTCCACCCGGCCCTCCTCCAAACTTTCATGAAGAGGATCATATGGCAAGTAGGCCACCTCCTCAGAAACCATCATATGTCAAATCCGCTGCTTCTACTGTTGTGAAACGACCATTAGCTCAGCACACTCCAGAACTCACATCAATG GTTCCTGCGTCTGTGCGGGTGAGAAGGGAGACTGCAATGACGAAAACAAAACCAAAACCGTCTGTGTCAACATCAACATCTAGGACAGTCTTTGCACCACCAGGGCCAACTATTGTAAAACCAGACTCAGTGAGCTCGTCATCTGCTCCCAAAGCACCGAGCATTGATGACTCATACTCGGCTTTCTTAGAGGACATGAAAGCACTTGGTGCCCTTGATGGTTGA
- the LOC127073857 gene encoding protein EARLY FLOWERING 5 isoform X2, with protein MRDKGEAPVMFSHLGPPRRRTSAEEEERVNHPKPEDSVYYHPTLNPTGAPPPGKPPMFKSSIGPRIPLFDASSSTAASSSGIESEDGLLSVPPPPPPPPLPDASSADDAVLPASLPLPPPPPMPPKPAAGVPASLPLPPLPPPPPGPPPKEQAVNRPLPPPPPPLQQSQPPPPGTHEGEERNQSALPDNLSSKEPGQVQLPPPPPPPSRMPQNSGAIQSDGAVVSTDNKNSLSNQEIQKMVPGPPPPPPRQQPPVPGPTLIPTLQPDVLPPGISRFPPPPPPPDMRPPLPVAGLPGQAPPPGMMVPLIPRPPYGLPPGPPPMMRPPLPPGPPPNFHEEDHMASRPPPQKPSYVKSAASTVVKRPLAQHTPELTSMVPASVRVRRETAMTKTKPKPSVSTSTSRTVFAPPGPTIVKPDSVSSSSAPKAPSIDDSYSAFLEDMKALGALDG; from the exons ATGCGGGACAAGGGTGAGGCTCCTGTTATGTTCAG TCATTTGGGTCCTCCTCGAAGGAGAACAAGCGCAGAAGAGGAAGAGAGAGTCAATCACCCAAAACCAGAG GACTCTGTTTATTACCATCCTACCTTAAATCCTACTGGGGCTCCACCGCCAGGGAAACCTCCTATGTTCAAATCGTCTATAG GACCTAGAATTCCCTTGTTTGATGCTTCGTCAAGCACTGCTGCATCGTCCTCAGGAATAGAGTCTGAGGATGGTCTATTATCCGTACCTCCACCTCCCCCACCACCACCACTGCCTGATGCTAGTTCAGCTGATGATGCTGTTTTACCGGCATCTTTGCCACTGCCTCCACCACCTCCTATGCCTCCAAAGCCTGCTGCTGGGGTGCCTGCATCATTACCTCTGCCTCCTTTGCCACCTCCACCTCCTGGTCCTCCGCCTAAAGAACAAGCTGTAAATCGGCCTTTACCCCCTCCTCCTCCACCTCTACAACAGTCTCAGCCGCCTCCACCTGGCACCCATGAAGGTGAAGAGAGAAATCAGTCTGCATTGCCAGATAATCTATCTTCCAAGGAGCCTGGTCAG GTGCAGCTTCCTCCGCCTCCTCCCCCACCAAGTCGTATGCCCCAAAATTCTGGTGCCATACAGTCTGATGGTGCTGTGGTTTCTACTGACAACAAGAATTCTTTGTCAAACCAGGAGATCCAGAAAATGGTTCCTGggcctcctcctcctcctccaAGGCAACAACCTCCTGTTCCAGGACCCACATTAATCCCAACTTTACAGCCTGATGTATTGCCTCCTGGAATATCCCGGTTCCCACCACCCCCACCCCCACCTGatatgaggcctcctctaccCGTGGCCGGACTTCCTGGTCAGGCACCTCCTCCTGGAATGATGGTCCCCCTAATCCCAAGGCCACCATATGGTCTTCCACCTGGGCCTCCTCCAATGATGAGACCGCCGCTTCCACCCGGCCCTCCTCCAAACTTTCATGAAGAGGATCATATGGCAAGTAGGCCACCTCCTCAGAAACCATCATATGTCAAATCCGCTGCTTCTACTGTTGTGAAACGACCATTAGCTCAGCACACTCCAGAACTCACATCAATG GTTCCTGCGTCTGTGCGGGTGAGAAGGGAGACTGCAATGACGAAAACAAAACCAAAACCGTCTGTGTCAACATCAACATCTAGGACAGTCTTTGCACCACCAGGGCCAACTATTGTAAAACCAGACTCAGTGAGCTCGTCATCTGCTCCCAAAGCACCGAGCATTGATGACTCATACTCGGCTTTCTTAGAGGACATGAAAGCACTTGGTGCCCTTGATGGTTGA
- the LOC127073858 gene encoding HIPL1 protein: MKTVLSIGFLFCCCLMFLLLDSSTSLPLCVDSRAPFSLNSTLKFCPYNGSTCCNSIQDQQIQKQFNLMNVSDTDCASLLKSILCAKCDPFSGELFTVQSTQRSVPVLCDSAVPVNSSSSKASLRDFCSEVWNTCQTVSIINSPFSPSLQGQGGGLPANTNATKLNELWQSKTDFCNAFGGASNNESVCFEGEPVVLNKTDTPISPPHGLCLEKIGNGSYLNMVAHPDGTNRAFFSSQMGKVWLATISEEGSGGQLELDESSPFVDLTDQVYFDTQFGMMGMTFHPNFANNGRFFASFNCDKDKWSGCNGVCSCNSNVNCDPSKLGTSNGAQPCQYQTVIAEYTANGTASQPSSAESAKPTEVRRIFTMGLPFTSQHAGQILFGPDDGYLYFMMGDGGGTGDPYNFSQNKKSLLGKVMRLDVDNIPSASEVSKLGLWGSYSIPKDNPFREDKDLQPEIWALGLRNPWRCSFDSEKPSYFFCADVGQDLYEEVDLITKGGNYGWRVNEGPYPFATTESPGGNTSIKSINAIAPIAGYNHSQINKNEGSASITGGYVYRSMTDPCMFGRYLYADLYAGAVWAATEDPENSGNFTTSRIPFGCAHDSPIPCDIVPSSSLPALGYIFSFGQDNKKDVYILASSGVYRVVPPSRCNYTCSQEKTSTTTTPPSPSPSHASHWSNSYGYLFLQLSSLLLLLTSFM, translated from the exons ATGAAGACTGTTCTTTCCATAGGTTTCTTGTTTTGTTGCTGTCTTATGTTCCTGCTTTTGGACTCTTCAACTTCACTTCCTCTATGTGTTGATTCAA GGGCACCCTTTAGTCTCAATTCCACACTCAAGTTTTGTCCTTACAATGGAAGTACTTGTTGCAACTCCATACAAGATCAACAAATACAGAAGCAATTCAACCTCATGAATGTATCTGATACCGACTGTGCCTCACTTTTGAAATCGATACTTTGCGCG AAATGTGACCCTTTTTCCGGGGAGCTGTTTACGGTTCAATCCACGCAAAGATCGGTTCCCGTGCTTTGCGATTCTGCAGTTCCGGTAAATTCTTCTAGTTCAAAGGCATCACTGCGCGATTTCTGCTCTGAAGTATGGAATACGTGTCAAACCGTGTCTATAATAAACTCGCCGTTTTCGCCTTCCTTGCAAGGTCAAGGAGGAGGATTACCAGCTAATACCAATGCCACAAAACTGAATGAACTTTGGCAGTCGAAAACTGATTTTTGCAATGCGTTTGGAGGAGCCTCTAATAATGAATCAGTGTGCTTCGAGGGCGAACCTGTTGTATTAAATAAAACTGATACCCCTATTAGCCCTCCTCATGGATTGTGCCTTGAGAAAATTGGGAATGGTTCTTATCTCAATATGGTTGCTCATCCCGATGGCACGAACCGCGCGTTTTTCTCGAGTCAAATGGGTAAAGTTTGGTTGGCAACTATTTCGGAAGAAGGATCAGGAGGACAATTGGAGCTTGATGAGTCAAGTCCTTTTGTTGATCTAACTGATCAAGTTTATTTTGATACTCAATTTGGAATGATGGGAATGACATTTCATCCAAATTTCGCAAACAACGGACGTTTCTTCGCTTCGTTTAATTGCGATAAAGATAAATGGTCTGGATGCAATGGAGTATGTTCTTGTAACTCAAATGTTAATTGTGATCCGTCAAAGCTAGGTACTAGTAATGGCGCTCAGCCATGTCAATATCAAACTGTTATCGCAGAATATACTGCTAACGGAACCGCATCTCAACCATCCTCA GCTGAAAGTGCTAAACCAACCGAGGTGAGAAGGATATTTACCATGGGCCTTCCATTTACATCTCAACATGCTGGTCAGATACTCTTTGGACCTGATGATGGGTATTTATACTTCATGATGGGAGATGGAGGAGGAACAGGTGATCCATACAATTTTTCGCAAAACAAGAAATCGTTGCTCGGAAAGGTTATGAGACTTGATGTAGACAACATTCCAA GTGCATCGGAAGTTAGTAAACTTGGACTTTGGGGTAGCTATTCCATTCCTAAGGATAATCCATTCCGTGAAGATAAAGATCTGCAGCCTGAAATATGGGCCTTAGGACTAAGAAATCCTTGGCGATGCAGTTTCGATTCAGAAAAACCTTCCTACTTCTTTTGTGCAGATGTTGGACAG GATCTTTATGAAGAGGTGGATCTCATCACAAAAGGTGGAAACTATGGCTGGCGAGTTAACGAAGGACCCTATCCATTCGCTACTACAGAGTCACCTGGAGGCAATACCTCCATTAAATCTATAAATGCAATTGCCCCCATAGCAGGATACAACCATTCTCAAATAAACAAGAACGAAGGATCCGCGTCGATCACCGGGGGATATGTTTATCGATCCATGACCGATCCTTGCATGTTTGGAAG GTACCTGTACGCTGATCTTTACGCGGGTGCAGTATGGGCCGCAACCGAAGACCCTGAAAATAGTGGAAATTTCACAACTAGCCGAATCCCTTTCGGTTGTGCACACGATTCACCTATACCATGTGACATAGTACCTAGCAGCTCCCTTCCAGCTCTTGGATACATCTTTTCATTTGGGCAAGACAACAAGAAAGATGTTTACATTCTTGCAAGTAGTGGCGTTTACCGAGTTGTTCCTCCGAGCCGCTGCAATTACACTTGCTCACAGGAAAAGACATCGACAACTACCACTCCTCCTTCTCCTTCTCCATCTCATGCAAGCCATTGGAGTAACTCTTATGGATATCTTTTTCTGCAGCTTTCGTCTttgttgttgcttttgacgaGTTTTATGTAA